In Penicillium psychrofluorescens genome assembly, chromosome: 5, a single window of DNA contains:
- a CDS encoding uncharacterized protein (ID:PFLUO_007895-T1.cds;~source:funannotate) — translation MAPPTPLPADFEWGFATAAYQIEGAVDEDGRGKSIWDTFCHLEPTRTKGASGDIACDHYHRYEEDLDLLSRYGGKAYRFSISWSRIIPLGGRNDPVNEAGIAFYDRLIDALLARGIVPWATLYHWDLPQKLHDRYGGWLDVEESQLDFERFAKICYERFGDRVKNWITLNEPWIVSIFQDKGYATGGNAPGRSSINPQSSEGNTATEPWTVGKALIMSHARAVALYNKKFRGTQKGRIGISLNGDFYEPWDSEDERDKMAAERRMEFHIGWFANPICLAQDYPICMREQLGDRLPAFTEADFALLREAKMDFYGMNYYTSQFARHRDEPASETDFLGNLIELQENKQGVPVGEPSGVHWLRSTPDLFRKHLTRVYRKYGLPIYVTENGCPCPEEDKMTRTEAVEDTYRIRYFQDHLDAVGLSRTEDGSDIKGYFAWSLMDNLEWSDGYGVRFGVTFTDYKTLERTPKKSALLLKGMFEDRMKQSVSPETHLPSEGFRAHM, via the exons ATGGCGCCGCCTACACCTCTCCCCGCAGACTTTGAATGGGGATTTGCTACAGCCGCGTATCAGATTGAAGGTGCggttgatgaagacggcCGCGGCAAATCCATCTGGGATACCTTCTGCCATCTGGAGCCTACCCGGACCAAGGGGGCAAGCGGAGACATCGCGTGCGACCACTATCACCGTTATGAGGAAGACCTCGATTTGCTCTCGCGGTATGGTGGCAAGGCTTACCGATTCTCTATTTCTTGGTCGCGAATTATTCCGCTAGGTGGACGAAATGATCCTGTCAATGAAGCCGGAATCGCATTCTACGACAGGCTCATCGATGCCTTGCTCGCAAGAGGCATTGTGCCATGGGCAACTCTCTATCACTGGGACCTGCCACAGAAACTCCATGACAGATATGGAGGGTGGCTAGATGTGGAGGAATCACAGCTCGATTTTGAGAGATTTGCAAAGATCTGCTATGAGCGGTTCGGTGATCGTGTCAAGAATTGGATTACCCTGAATGAGCCGTGGATTGTGTCCATTTTT CAAGACAAGGGATATGCCACTGGAGGTAATGCACCAGGTCGGAGTAGCATCAACCCGCAATCTTCAGAAGGCAACACTGCCACTGAACCCTGGACCGTGGGAAAAGCCTTGATTATGAGCCATGCCCGTGCTGTTGCTTTGTACAACAAGAAGTTCCGAGGCACCCAAAAAGGCCGAATTGGCATCTCTTTGAATGGCGATTTCTATGAGCCATGGGATAGTGAGGATGAGCGCGACAAAATGGCTGCTGAGCGTCGAATGGAATTCCACATTGGATGGTTTGCCAACCCGATTTG CCTGGCACAAGACTATCCGATCTGCATGCGAGAGCAACTTGGTGATCGCCTTCCAGCATTCACCGAGGCCGATTTTGCTCTGCTGCGGGAAGCCAAAATGGACTTCTATGGAATGAACTACTATACCTCCCAGTTTGCTCGTCATCGCGATGAACCGGCATCAGAAACCGATTTCTTGGGGAATCTCATCGAGTTGCAGGAGAATAAGCAGGGTGTTCCCGTTGGCGAGCCCAGTGGTGTTCATTGGCTTCGTTCAACTCCGGACCTTTTCCGGAAGCACCTTACCCGGGTGTATCGGAAGTATGGCTTGCCAATCTATGTCACTGAGAACGGATGTCCTTGCCCCGAAGAAGATAAGATGACTCGTACCGAAGCCGTGGAAGACACATACCGAATTCGATATTTCCAAGACCACCTTGACGCGGTTGGATTGTCTCGAACAGAAGATGGATCTGACATCAAGGGCTATTTTGCATGGTCACTGATGGACAATCTTG AATGGTCCGATGGCTACGGGGTCAGGTTTGGTGTGACTTTTACCGACTACAAGACCCTCGAAAGAACACCCAAGAAATCTGCCCTTCTGTTGAAGGGCATGTTTGAGGATCGAATGAAGCAAAGTGTCTCCCCCGAAACCCACCTGCCTTCCGAAGGTTTTAGAGCGCACATGTAA
- a CDS encoding uncharacterized protein (ID:PFLUO_007896-T1.cds;~source:funannotate), with protein MAPAAAHATEAIVSSIDVQSMPPFWRRKNGILLYFLLTSSLLASAALGIDGSMTNGMQVLSSWQDRFGHPEGSTLGFFGASSAIGGVIPFIFLSWIGDKFGRRLPTALGSVVIITGVIIEFFATSLNMYIGGKLVLGAGSSLIQMGAPVLVTELSHPKERVQVTTFYNTSIVLGYVIGAWATFGCNKITSQWSWRLPTLIQILPSAYQFCLVWFCPESPRWLMAKGRFEEARNILVKYHGECDPNSELVNIECAEIQQAIDKEAENNISWKDFFSSIPNLKRISLCFATAVFSQSSGNLLVSNYLTQILKDTGLKTSYEITLMNGMVTLWQYIVAVLVALMVDRFRRRFFFLTGSGGVVVTFIVWTIAAQRYLEHGSLPAGRVVIACIFVFQFFYTFAWTNLIVTYPLEVVTLQMRAKTWAFVLLTIQVASIFGSYVNPIGLQNIGWKFYIYYDIWVLIVFLIVYFFFVETSGPTLEELTYLFEGEDEKRMVAEKVEVQKEQVVLQEHVENKLP; from the exons ATGGCTCCCGCTGCTGCCCATGCCACCGAGGCCATTGTGTCGTCCATCGACGTGCAGTCTATGCCCCCATTCTGGCGCCGGAAGAATGGAATTCTGCTGTACTTTCTCCTCACCTCCTCATTGCTGGCGAGTGCTGCTCTCGGTATCGATGGT TCCATGACGAACGGCATGCAGGTTCTCTCGTCCTGGCAAGACCGTTTCGGACACCCGGAGGGGTCAACGCTCGGGTTCTTTGGGGCATCCAGCGCCATTGGTGGTGTCATTCCCTTCATCTTTCTAAGCTGGATTGGCGACAAATTTGGTCGTCGTCTACCTACTGCCCTCGGCTCGGTTGTCATTATTACTGGAGTCATTATTGAGTTCTTTGCTACCTCGCTGAATATGTACATTGGCGGCAAGCTCGTGTTGGGCGCCGGCTCCTCACTCATCCAGATGGGTGCTCCGGTCCTGGTGACTGAGCTGTCTCATCCCAAGGAGCGTGTCCAGGTCACGACCTTCTACAACACCTCTATCGTGCTTGGGTATGTCATTGGCGCCTGGGCAACATTTGGTTGCAACAAAATCACCAGCCAATGGTCATGGAGGTTGCCTACTTTGATTCAGATCCTCCCCTCAGCCTACCAATTCTGTCTGGTCTGGTTCTGCCCCGAGTCGCCCCGTTGGTTGATGGCCAAAGGCCGCTTTGAAGAGGCTCgcaacatcctcgtcaaATATCACGGCGAGTGCGACCCCAACTCAGAGCTGGTCAATATCGAATGCGCAGAGATCCAGCAGGCCATCGACAAGGAAGCCGAAAACAACATTAGTTGGAAggacttcttctcgtctATCCCCAATCTGAAGCGCATTTCCCTCTGCTTTGCCACTGCCGTCTTCAGCCAGAGCTCTGGGAACTTGCTCGTGTCGAACTACCTGACCCAAATCTTGAAGGACACGGGCTTGAAGACTTCATATGAAATCACCCTCATGAACGGAATGGTCACCCTGTGGCAATACATCGTCGCCGTCCTGGTTGCCCTCATGGTCGATCGTTTCCGCCGtcgattcttcttcctgaCTGGATCCGGCGGTGTTGTGGTCACATTTATCGTTTGGACGATTGCTGCGCAGAGATACCTTGAGCACGGCTCTCTTCCAGCAGGCCGGGTGGTCATCGCCTGTATCTTTGTCTTCCAGTTCTTCTACACCTTTGCCTGGACGAACCTGATCGTCACGTACCCACTCGAGGTCGTCACCCTCCAGATGCGCGCGAAGACGTGGGCATTCGTGCTGCTCACCATCCAGGTGGCGTCCATCTTCGGCAGCTATGTCAACCCGATCGGATTACAGAACATCGGTTGGAAGTTCTACATCTACTATGATATTTGGGTGTTGATCGTCTTCCTCATtgtctatttcttcttcgttgagACATCGGGGCCTACGCTGGAGGAATTAACTTATCTCTTTGAAGGGGAAGATGAGAAACGGATGGTGGCAGAGAAGGTTGAGGTGCAGAAGGAGCAAGTGGTACTCCAAGAGCATGTGGAGAACAAGCTGCCTTGA